From the genome of Rathayibacter sp. VKM Ac-2759, one region includes:
- a CDS encoding dTDP-4-dehydrorhamnose 3,5-epimerase family protein has translation MQIRELGIPDVYEVTPRQFPDDRGVFYEFYRFDHLAEKVGHPLSLRQGNTSVSRRGTVRGIHFAQIPPSQAKYVSCFSGAVLDYVIDVRVGSPTFGQWESILLDDVDRRSVYIAEGIAHAFVALTEGAVVSYLVNATFDPVREKGIDPLDEQIGLRFPEEAGELLLSPKDTDAPTLAEAEAAGILPTWAEARAFYAELDGAQS, from the coding sequence GTGCAGATCAGAGAGCTCGGTATCCCCGACGTGTACGAAGTCACCCCGCGCCAGTTCCCGGACGACCGGGGGGTGTTCTACGAGTTCTACCGCTTCGATCACCTGGCCGAGAAGGTCGGCCACCCGCTGTCGCTCCGGCAGGGCAACACCTCCGTGTCCCGGCGAGGCACCGTGCGGGGCATCCACTTCGCCCAGATCCCGCCGTCGCAGGCGAAGTACGTGTCGTGCTTCTCGGGCGCCGTGCTCGACTACGTGATCGATGTGCGCGTCGGCTCGCCGACGTTCGGCCAGTGGGAGTCGATCCTGCTCGACGACGTCGATCGCCGCTCCGTCTACATCGCCGAGGGCATCGCCCACGCGTTCGTGGCGCTGACCGAGGGCGCCGTGGTGTCGTACCTCGTCAACGCGACCTTCGACCCGGTCCGCGAGAAGGGCATCGACCCGCTCGACGAGCAGATCGGCCTGCGCTTCCCCGAGGAGGCGGGCGAGCTCCTGCTCTCGCCGAAGGACACCGACGCGCCGACGCTGGCGGAGGCCGAGGCGGCGGGCATCCTGCCGACCTGGGCCGAGGCGCGGGCGTTCTACGCCGAGCTGGACGGAGCGCAGTCGTGA
- the rfbD gene encoding dTDP-4-dehydrorhamnose reductase, which translates to MTFLITGASGMLGTDLRTALGERPFTALGRSDLDVTDLDAVRAAVAGHDAVLNCAAYTRVDDAESDEEEARRVNALGAGNLARAAAEAGAAIVQVSTDYVFDGSATSPYSESHPRSPISAYGRTKAEGEELVLAANPDRGYVVRTAWLYGAHGANFAKTMVRLAGSHETLSVVDDQRGQPTWTGDLAARLVELVDSGAPAGVYHGTNSGETTWLGFARAVFEKAGLDPERIRPTDSGSFVRPAPRPAYSVLGHDAWAAAGLAPLRSWQDALAAAPLEAVTP; encoded by the coding sequence GTGACCTTCCTCATCACGGGCGCCTCGGGCATGCTCGGCACCGACCTCCGCACCGCTCTCGGCGAGCGCCCCTTCACGGCTCTGGGCCGCAGCGACCTCGACGTCACCGACCTCGACGCCGTGCGCGCGGCCGTCGCGGGCCACGACGCCGTGCTGAACTGCGCCGCCTACACCCGGGTCGACGACGCCGAGAGCGACGAGGAGGAGGCGCGCCGCGTCAACGCGCTCGGCGCCGGGAACCTCGCGCGTGCCGCCGCCGAGGCGGGGGCCGCGATCGTCCAGGTGTCGACCGACTACGTCTTCGACGGCTCCGCCACGAGCCCCTACTCCGAGTCGCACCCGCGCAGTCCGATCTCGGCCTACGGGCGCACCAAGGCCGAGGGCGAGGAGCTCGTCCTCGCGGCGAACCCCGACCGCGGCTACGTCGTCCGCACGGCCTGGCTGTACGGCGCGCACGGCGCGAACTTCGCGAAGACGATGGTGCGCCTGGCCGGCTCGCACGAGACGCTCTCGGTCGTCGACGACCAGCGCGGTCAGCCGACCTGGACGGGAGACCTGGCGGCGCGCCTCGTCGAGCTCGTCGACTCCGGAGCACCCGCCGGCGTCTACCACGGCACGAACTCCGGAGAGACGACCTGGCTCGGCTTCGCGCGCGCCGTCTTCGAGAAGGCGGGCCTGGATCCCGAGCGGATCCGCCCGACCGACAGCGGCAGCTTCGTCCGCCCCGCCCCGCGCCCCGCCTACTCGGTGCTCGGGCACGACGCCTGGGCCGCCGCGGGCCTCGCGCCGCTGCGCTCGTGGCAGGACGCCCTCGCCGCCGCTCCGCTCGAGGCGGTCACCCCGTGA
- a CDS encoding glycosyltransferase family 1 protein, with the protein MTTTLRVVVDQMLARVPGGIGRYTEELTRELISTAPRDCEVEAVVSAHPPEKEEELRLRLPGLARIHRLQLGRRELSRAWQYGIGIPNGGGMMHAPSLFAPLRNHEGREGEQIAVTIHDTVPWTHPETLTPHGAKWHRAMAKRARKFADAVVVPTHAVAQQLSQVLDFGDRLRVIGGAVGSSLVLPDDADARAEALALPAEYVLSVGTLEPRKGLVSLITAFGGAGAPAIPLLIVGPTGWGELDIASVADEQGLDEHRVRALGVLSDADLAVVLDRATLFVYPSIAEGFGLPVLEAMHFGVPVVHSDDPALLEVAADAGVAVERADAKDYPERLALAMSSVLGDNGLRERLAVAGRDRSRAFSWRDSAERVWALHADL; encoded by the coding sequence GTGACGACCACTCTCCGCGTCGTCGTCGACCAGATGCTCGCCCGGGTCCCGGGCGGGATCGGCCGCTACACCGAGGAGCTCACCCGCGAGCTGATCAGCACGGCGCCCCGCGACTGCGAGGTGGAGGCGGTCGTCTCGGCCCATCCGCCCGAGAAGGAGGAGGAGCTGCGGCTCCGCCTCCCCGGTCTCGCCCGGATCCACCGCCTGCAGCTCGGCCGCCGGGAGCTCTCGCGCGCGTGGCAGTACGGCATCGGCATCCCCAACGGCGGCGGGATGATGCACGCGCCGAGCCTGTTCGCGCCGCTGCGCAACCACGAGGGCCGCGAGGGCGAGCAGATCGCCGTCACGATCCACGACACGGTGCCGTGGACGCATCCGGAGACCCTGACCCCGCACGGCGCCAAGTGGCACCGCGCGATGGCGAAGCGGGCCCGCAAGTTCGCGGACGCGGTCGTCGTGCCCACCCACGCGGTCGCCCAGCAGCTCTCGCAGGTGCTCGACTTCGGCGACCGGCTGCGCGTGATCGGCGGAGCGGTCGGCTCCTCCCTCGTCCTGCCCGACGACGCCGACGCCCGCGCCGAGGCGCTCGCGCTGCCCGCCGAGTACGTGCTCAGCGTCGGGACGCTGGAGCCGCGCAAGGGCCTCGTGTCGCTGATCACGGCGTTCGGCGGCGCCGGCGCCCCCGCGATACCCCTGCTGATCGTCGGCCCCACCGGGTGGGGCGAGCTCGACATCGCCTCCGTCGCCGACGAGCAGGGCCTCGACGAGCACCGCGTGCGCGCCCTCGGTGTGCTGAGCGACGCCGACCTCGCGGTCGTGCTCGACCGCGCCACCCTCTTCGTCTACCCGAGCATCGCCGAGGGCTTCGGGCTGCCCGTGCTGGAGGCGATGCATTTCGGCGTGCCGGTCGTCCACTCCGACGACCCCGCGCTGCTCGAGGTCGCCGCCGACGCCGGAGTCGCGGTGGAGCGTGCGGACGCGAAGGACTACCCGGAGCGGCTCGCCCTGGCGATGAGCAGCGTGCTGGGCGACAACGGTCTGCGCGAGCGGCTGGCCGTCGCCGGCCGCGACCGCTCCCGCGCCTTCAGCTGGCGCGACTCGGCCGAGCGCGTCTGGGCCCTGCACGCCGACCTCTAG
- a CDS encoding LCP family protein, translating into MTRRAWWLLLGNFLVPGSAQVLAGNRRLGRLGLGFTLGLWVALLAAVVLYFVFPTGLYTLVTFDLSMLALQAALVIYGVVWLVLTLDTLRLIRVVRVRPRMRGVLAFATIALMAVSVGTAGYGTYLLGVTRGTLSSIFGGGAIEAPIDGRYNVMLLGGDAGEDRDGLRPDSISVVSIDASTGSASIIGVSREFVDFPFPEDSPMHELYPDGYNTDNCNVDVCKLNSVYTEVELKDSALYPDAVADGSEPGIEATRDAVEGILGLKIQYYALIDMEGFAQLIDALGGVDIDYQGSEPLPLGGLPDSSGEMQGVNQWIDPGQYHFNGEQALAYARSRYTTSDYDRMARQRQVQEALLAQFEPANVLSKFQDVAAAGSQVIKTDVPQGMLGYFVQLGLKTKSQPVQAIELVPPAVDPEDPDYDVVHSMVQDGLFPDSAE; encoded by the coding sequence ATGACGAGGCGAGCCTGGTGGCTCCTGCTCGGCAACTTCCTCGTCCCCGGCTCCGCGCAGGTGCTCGCCGGCAACCGGCGGCTCGGCCGGCTCGGCCTCGGCTTCACCCTCGGGCTGTGGGTCGCGCTGCTCGCGGCCGTCGTCCTCTACTTCGTCTTCCCGACCGGCCTCTACACACTGGTCACCTTCGACCTGTCGATGCTCGCCCTGCAGGCCGCGCTCGTGATCTACGGCGTCGTCTGGCTGGTGCTCACGCTCGACACGCTCCGGCTCATCAGGGTCGTGCGGGTGCGCCCGCGGATGCGCGGGGTGCTCGCCTTCGCCACGATCGCCCTGATGGCGGTCTCGGTCGGCACGGCCGGCTACGGCACCTACCTCCTCGGAGTCACCCGCGGCACGCTCTCGTCGATCTTCGGCGGCGGCGCGATCGAGGCCCCGATCGACGGCCGCTACAACGTGATGCTGCTCGGCGGAGACGCGGGCGAGGACCGCGATGGTCTGCGTCCCGACAGCATCTCGGTCGTGAGCATCGACGCGTCGACCGGCTCGGCGTCGATCATCGGGGTCTCGCGCGAGTTCGTCGACTTCCCGTTCCCCGAGGACAGCCCGATGCACGAGCTGTACCCCGACGGGTACAACACCGACAACTGCAACGTCGACGTCTGCAAGCTGAACTCCGTCTACACCGAGGTGGAGCTGAAGGACTCGGCGCTCTACCCCGACGCCGTCGCCGACGGCAGCGAGCCGGGCATCGAGGCGACGCGCGACGCGGTCGAGGGGATCCTGGGCCTGAAGATCCAGTACTACGCGCTGATCGACATGGAGGGCTTCGCCCAGCTCATCGACGCGCTCGGCGGGGTGGACATCGACTACCAGGGCAGCGAGCCGCTGCCGCTCGGCGGGCTCCCGGACTCCTCCGGCGAGATGCAGGGCGTCAACCAGTGGATCGATCCCGGTCAGTACCACTTCAACGGCGAGCAGGCGCTCGCCTACGCGCGGTCGCGGTACACGACGAGCGACTACGACCGCATGGCCCGGCAGCGCCAGGTGCAGGAGGCGCTGCTCGCGCAGTTCGAGCCGGCCAACGTCCTCTCCAAGTTCCAGGACGTCGCCGCCGCCGGATCCCAGGTGATCAAGACCGACGTGCCGCAGGGGATGCTCGGCTACTTCGTGCAGCTCGGCCTCAAGACGAAGTCGCAGCCGGTGCAGGCGATCGAGCTGGTGCCGCCGGCCGTGGATCCCGAGGACCCGGACTACGACGTCGTGCACTCGATGGTGCAGGACGGGCTGTTCCCCGACTCCGCCGAGTAG
- the purE gene encoding 5-(carboxyamino)imidazole ribonucleotide mutase: protein MGSDSDWSVMQAASTALSEFGVAHEVRVVSAHRTPQAMIDYGRSAHARGLRVVIAGAGGAAHLPGMLAAVTSLPVVGVPVPLARLDGLDSLLSIVQMPAGVPVATVSIGGARNAALLAVKILATADPSLTERLDAFAADLETQVAAKNDALVAGL from the coding sequence ATGGGGTCGGACTCCGACTGGTCGGTGATGCAGGCCGCCTCGACGGCGCTCTCCGAGTTCGGCGTCGCGCACGAGGTCCGCGTCGTGTCGGCGCACCGCACCCCGCAGGCGATGATCGACTACGGCCGCAGCGCGCACGCGCGGGGCCTGCGCGTCGTCATCGCGGGAGCCGGCGGAGCCGCCCACCTCCCCGGGATGCTCGCGGCGGTCACCTCGCTCCCCGTCGTCGGCGTGCCCGTGCCGCTCGCCCGCCTCGACGGCCTCGACTCCCTCCTCTCCATCGTGCAGATGCCCGCGGGCGTTCCCGTCGCCACCGTCTCGATCGGCGGCGCCCGCAACGCGGCGCTGCTCGCGGTGAAGATCCTCGCGACCGCCGACCCGTCGCTGACCGAGAGGCTCGACGCCTTCGCCGCCGACCTCGAGACCCAGGTCGCGGCGAAGAACGACGCACTGGTGGCGGGCCTGTGA
- a CDS encoding 5-(carboxyamino)imidazole ribonucleotide synthase yields MRVGVIGGGQLARMMIPAAVELGIEIAVLAEGEGASAALAATVVGDYRDEATVLAFAETVDVVTFDHEHVPQPILRELVARGVAVHPGPDALLYAQDKLLMRRRLSDLGVPVPDWAEIASADELAAFLADHGGRAVVKTARGGYDGKGVRVVHGAHEADDWFQALAEDGRGGALLVEELVDFRRELAQLVARRPSGETILWPVVESVQRDGVCAEVFAPAPASAGRVAAAAAEIAETIAERLGVTGVLAVELFETVDDRILVNELAMRPHNSGHWTMDGSTTSQFEQHLRAVLDLPLGATGCRDPWTVMVNVLGGPVGESLTDRYPRVLAEHPAVKVHNYGKEPRPGRKVGHVNATGDELDLVVYEARAAAAVLTD; encoded by the coding sequence ATGCGCGTCGGCGTGATCGGAGGCGGCCAGCTCGCCCGGATGATGATCCCCGCGGCGGTCGAGCTCGGCATCGAGATCGCCGTCCTGGCCGAGGGCGAGGGAGCGTCGGCGGCGCTCGCCGCGACCGTGGTCGGCGACTACCGCGACGAGGCGACGGTGCTCGCCTTCGCCGAGACGGTCGATGTCGTGACGTTCGACCACGAGCACGTCCCCCAGCCGATCCTCCGTGAGCTCGTCGCCCGGGGAGTCGCCGTGCACCCCGGCCCCGACGCCCTGCTCTACGCGCAGGACAAGCTCCTGATGCGCCGCCGTCTCAGCGACCTCGGCGTCCCGGTGCCCGACTGGGCCGAGATCGCGAGCGCCGACGAGCTCGCCGCGTTCCTCGCCGACCACGGCGGCCGCGCCGTCGTGAAGACGGCCCGCGGCGGCTACGACGGCAAGGGCGTCCGCGTCGTGCACGGGGCGCACGAGGCCGACGACTGGTTCCAGGCGCTCGCCGAGGACGGCCGGGGCGGCGCCCTGCTGGTCGAGGAGCTCGTCGACTTCCGCCGCGAGCTCGCCCAGCTCGTCGCGCGCCGCCCGTCGGGCGAGACGATCCTCTGGCCCGTCGTCGAATCGGTGCAGCGCGACGGAGTGTGCGCCGAGGTCTTCGCGCCGGCCCCCGCCTCCGCGGGTCGGGTCGCCGCCGCGGCGGCCGAGATCGCCGAGACGATCGCCGAGAGGCTCGGCGTCACCGGGGTGCTCGCCGTCGAGCTCTTCGAGACGGTCGACGACCGCATCCTGGTGAACGAGCTCGCGATGCGACCGCACAACAGCGGGCACTGGACGATGGACGGCTCGACGACGTCCCAGTTCGAGCAGCACCTGCGGGCCGTGCTCGATCTGCCGCTCGGAGCGACCGGCTGCCGCGACCCGTGGACCGTGATGGTGAACGTGCTGGGCGGTCCGGTGGGGGAGTCGCTGACCGACCGCTACCCCCGCGTCCTCGCGGAGCACCCCGCCGTGAAGGTGCACAACTACGGCAAGGAGCCCCGCCCCGGGCGCAAGGTCGGACACGTGAACGCGACCGGCGACGAGCTCGACCTGGTGGTCTACGAGGCGCGTGCCGCGGCGGCCGTTCTCACCGACTGA
- a CDS encoding PH domain-containing protein, with translation MSRQERDLARLTPRARTAAGPIAGFLLLTWTGFYFAAQFELDVQRWIIGLGTGVLVLLLCVPGFARWAGIRYRITEHGLHARRGLLRVRRAEVVFDPRMTVSVTRSLPQRIARCADVTLEQGGAEVFVLRDLPDPELAADLLRETIAAAPAPEWPEPLGHE, from the coding sequence ATGAGCCGCCAGGAGCGGGACCTCGCCCGACTCACGCCGCGGGCCCGCACGGCCGCCGGGCCGATCGCGGGGTTCCTCCTCCTGACCTGGACGGGGTTCTACTTCGCCGCGCAGTTCGAGCTCGACGTGCAGCGCTGGATCATCGGGCTCGGCACCGGCGTCCTCGTGCTTCTGCTCTGCGTGCCGGGATTCGCGCGCTGGGCGGGGATCCGCTACCGGATCACCGAGCACGGCCTGCACGCCCGGCGAGGTCTGCTCCGCGTGCGCCGGGCCGAGGTGGTCTTCGACCCGAGGATGACGGTGAGCGTGACGCGGAGTCTCCCGCAGCGGATCGCGCGGTGCGCGGACGTGACCCTCGAGCAGGGCGGCGCGGAGGTGTTCGTGCTGCGCGATCTCCCCGACCCCGAGCTGGCCGCGGACCTCCTCCGCGAGACGATCGCCGCGGCCCCCGCGCCCGAGTGGCCGGAGCCCCTCGGCCACGAGTGA
- a CDS encoding biotin--[acetyl-CoA-carboxylase] ligase, producing the protein MQLPLSRSVSPQVLWLESAGSTNDELRERATEDRAAWPHLSVVATDDQRAGRGRLGRVWQAPPGRTLAASTLVDAAGLPAAALGWLPLVAGTALARALAPLVDVPVAVKWPNDVLLDGRKVAGILAERLADGRVVVGTGVNLLLSEEELPVPTATSLALAGAREPEADAVLAAFLTEFQALLAPLLSLGDAEAAGTAEAVRSWCGTLGRPVRVELPDGTEAEGTAAGIDADGRLVLEQGGERRAFSSGDVTHLRQ; encoded by the coding sequence ATGCAGCTCCCGCTCTCCCGCTCCGTCTCGCCGCAGGTCCTCTGGCTCGAGAGCGCCGGCTCGACGAACGACGAGCTGCGCGAGCGCGCCACGGAGGATCGCGCCGCCTGGCCGCATCTCTCGGTCGTCGCGACCGACGACCAGCGCGCGGGCCGCGGCCGCCTCGGGCGCGTCTGGCAGGCACCGCCCGGTCGCACCCTCGCGGCGTCGACCCTGGTCGATGCGGCGGGTCTGCCCGCGGCGGCGCTCGGCTGGCTGCCGCTCGTCGCCGGCACGGCGCTCGCCCGCGCCCTCGCGCCGCTCGTCGACGTGCCCGTCGCGGTCAAGTGGCCCAACGACGTCCTGCTCGACGGCCGCAAGGTCGCCGGGATCCTCGCGGAGCGGCTCGCCGACGGGCGGGTGGTCGTCGGGACCGGCGTGAACCTCCTCCTCAGCGAGGAGGAGCTGCCGGTGCCGACCGCGACCTCCCTGGCGCTCGCCGGCGCCCGGGAGCCGGAGGCCGACGCCGTGCTCGCCGCGTTCCTCACCGAGTTCCAGGCGCTGCTCGCACCGCTCCTCTCCCTCGGCGACGCCGAGGCCGCCGGGACCGCCGAGGCCGTCCGCTCCTGGTGCGGCACGCTGGGCCGCCCGGTCAGAGTGGAGCTCCCGGACGGCACCGAGGCGGAGGGGACCGCTGCCGGCATCGACGCCGACGGGCGCCTCGTGCTCGAGCAGGGCGGGGAGCGGCGCGCCTTCTCCTCGGGCGACGTCACGCACCTCCGGCAGTGA
- a CDS encoding acyl-CoA carboxylase subunit beta, whose amino-acid sequence MTANIERPAPDLYTTAGKIADLKARYHEAVTASGEAAIEKQHAKGKMTARERIDTLLDPGSFVELDEFVRHRTHAFGMEKKRPYGDAVVTGTGTIHGRQVAVYSQDFTIFGGSLGEVAGEKIIKVMDLALKTGVPIIGILDSGGARIQEGVVALGKYGEIFRRNTAASGVIPQISIICGPAAGGAVYSPALTDFVIMVDKTSQMFVTGPDVIKTVTGEDVGMEELGGALTHNKISGVSHYLASDENDALDYARTLLSFLPDNNLSQAPVFDNEIDLETTDADRFLDTVIPDSPNQPYDMRAVIEHIVDEGDFLEVQPLFAPNIVIGFGRVEGRSVGVIANQPSAMAGTLNIEAGEKASRFVRFCDAFSIPILTLVDVPGYLPGTDQEWTGVIRRGAKLLYAYAEATVPLVTVILRKAYGGAYIVMGSKQLGADINLAWPTAEIAVMGGQGAVNILYRGEIRKAEEAGEDVAAVRTRLANEYTYNVASPFLAAERGELDGVIEPSATRVSVVKALRALRTKRANLPAKKHGNIPL is encoded by the coding sequence GTGACCGCGAACATCGAACGTCCCGCGCCCGATCTCTACACGACCGCGGGGAAGATCGCGGATCTCAAGGCCCGCTACCACGAGGCGGTCACCGCCAGCGGCGAGGCCGCGATCGAGAAGCAGCACGCCAAGGGCAAGATGACGGCGCGCGAGCGGATCGACACCCTCCTCGATCCCGGATCGTTCGTCGAGCTCGACGAGTTTGTGCGCCACCGCACCCACGCGTTCGGCATGGAGAAGAAGCGTCCCTACGGCGACGCGGTCGTCACGGGCACCGGCACCATCCACGGTCGCCAGGTGGCCGTCTACTCGCAGGACTTCACGATCTTCGGCGGCTCCCTCGGCGAGGTCGCCGGCGAGAAGATCATCAAGGTGATGGATCTGGCCCTGAAGACCGGCGTGCCGATCATCGGCATCCTCGACTCCGGCGGAGCGCGCATCCAGGAGGGCGTCGTCGCCCTCGGCAAGTACGGCGAGATCTTCCGCCGCAACACCGCCGCGAGCGGCGTCATCCCCCAGATCTCCATCATCTGCGGCCCCGCCGCGGGCGGTGCGGTCTACTCCCCCGCCCTCACCGACTTCGTGATCATGGTCGACAAGACCAGTCAGATGTTCGTCACCGGCCCCGACGTGATCAAGACCGTCACCGGTGAGGACGTCGGCATGGAGGAGCTCGGAGGAGCCCTCACCCACAACAAGATCTCGGGCGTCTCGCACTACCTCGCGAGCGACGAGAACGACGCGCTCGACTACGCGCGGACGCTGCTCTCCTTCCTCCCGGACAACAACCTCTCGCAGGCGCCCGTCTTCGACAACGAGATCGACCTCGAGACCACGGACGCCGACCGCTTCCTCGACACGGTCATCCCCGACAGCCCCAACCAGCCCTACGACATGCGCGCCGTCATCGAGCACATCGTCGACGAGGGCGACTTCCTCGAGGTGCAGCCGCTGTTCGCGCCCAACATCGTCATCGGCTTCGGCCGCGTCGAGGGGCGCTCGGTGGGCGTCATCGCCAACCAGCCGAGCGCGATGGCCGGCACCCTGAACATCGAGGCGGGAGAGAAGGCCTCGCGCTTCGTCCGCTTCTGCGACGCCTTCTCGATCCCGATCCTCACGCTGGTCGACGTGCCGGGCTACCTGCCCGGCACCGACCAGGAGTGGACCGGCGTCATCCGCCGCGGCGCGAAGCTCCTCTACGCCTACGCCGAGGCGACCGTCCCGCTGGTCACCGTGATCCTGCGCAAGGCGTACGGCGGCGCGTACATCGTGATGGGCTCGAAGCAGCTCGGAGCCGACATCAACCTGGCCTGGCCGACCGCCGAGATCGCGGTCATGGGCGGTCAGGGAGCCGTCAACATCCTCTACCGCGGAGAGATCCGGAAGGCGGAGGAGGCGGGCGAGGACGTCGCGGCCGTCCGCACCCGGCTGGCGAACGAGTACACCTACAACGTCGCGAGCCCGTTCCTCGCGGCCGAGCGCGGCGAGCTCGACGGAGTCATCGAGCCGTCCGCGACGCGGGTGTCGGTCGTCAAGGCGCTCCGGGCACTGCGGACCAAGCGGGCGAACCTCCCCGCGAAGAAGCACGGCAACATCCCGCTCTGA
- a CDS encoding GAF and ANTAR domain-containing protein, with product MPTVVLARLCTPYVSDFPVSGAAISTIGSSFAGETVAASDPVAARLDEIQLDLGEGPGWDAVRSRRPVLVDDVRESTPRWPLFADEATRIPVDAVYAFPLRVGGLDVGVVDLYNRSPGPLPSSVIDGIRRRTTATALELVAQVLVGSDTDESGNPHSRRVIHQATGMIVARDQCSPGDALLLLRAHAFTLGRSVAALAEEIADRRSGFPPPPLET from the coding sequence ATGCCCACCGTCGTCCTCGCGCGCCTGTGCACGCCCTACGTGTCGGACTTCCCCGTGAGCGGTGCCGCGATCTCGACGATCGGATCCTCCTTCGCGGGCGAGACCGTCGCCGCGAGCGACCCGGTCGCCGCCCGCCTCGACGAGATCCAGCTCGATCTCGGTGAGGGGCCGGGATGGGACGCGGTGCGCAGCCGCCGCCCGGTCCTCGTCGACGACGTGCGCGAATCCACTCCGCGCTGGCCGCTGTTCGCCGACGAGGCGACCAGGATCCCCGTCGATGCGGTCTACGCGTTCCCGCTGAGGGTGGGCGGGCTCGACGTCGGCGTCGTCGACCTCTACAACCGCAGTCCCGGCCCCCTCCCCTCGTCCGTGATCGACGGCATCCGCCGGAGGACGACGGCGACCGCGCTCGAACTCGTCGCGCAGGTGCTGGTCGGCAGCGACACCGACGAGTCCGGCAACCCGCACTCCCGGCGCGTCATCCACCAGGCGACGGGGATGATCGTGGCGCGCGACCAGTGCTCGCCGGGCGACGCGCTCCTCCTGCTCAGGGCGCACGCCTTCACGCTCGGCCGGAGCGTCGCCGCCCTCGCGGAGGAGATCGCCGACCGCCGCTCGGGATTCCCCCCGCCGCCCCTCGAAACCTAG
- a CDS encoding GAF and ANTAR domain-containing protein, translating into MTARAREHDLIETFVTLSDTLVDDYDTVELMQTLVDRSASLFEAASAGLVLRDAHGVAEVLASTDEDSRLIGLLQLHEDAGPCMECLHTGEAVVVADIRDAPPEWDRFRERALELGLRSVHCVPLRLRSECIGSLNLFGTTPGLLADEDVAVVQAFADVATIGILHQRALEESDLVRSQLQRALDSRVVIEQAKGAVAYSRDISTEEAFDVLRRHARSTSTALTVIASRVLRGELRL; encoded by the coding sequence ATGACTGCCCGCGCCCGTGAGCACGATCTCATCGAGACCTTCGTGACGCTCTCCGACACCCTCGTCGACGACTACGACACCGTCGAGCTCATGCAGACCCTCGTCGATCGCAGCGCCTCCCTCTTCGAGGCGGCCTCGGCGGGCCTCGTGCTGCGCGACGCCCACGGCGTCGCCGAGGTCCTCGCGTCGACGGATGAGGACTCCCGCCTGATCGGCCTGCTGCAGCTGCACGAGGACGCGGGGCCGTGCATGGAGTGCCTGCACACGGGCGAGGCGGTCGTCGTCGCCGACATCCGCGACGCGCCGCCGGAGTGGGATCGGTTCCGCGAGCGCGCCCTCGAGCTCGGTCTGCGCTCCGTCCACTGCGTGCCGCTGCGCCTGCGCAGCGAGTGCATCGGATCGCTGAACCTGTTCGGGACGACGCCGGGGCTCCTCGCCGACGAGGACGTCGCGGTCGTCCAGGCGTTCGCCGACGTCGCGACGATCGGCATCCTGCACCAGCGCGCACTGGAGGAGAGCGATCTGGTGCGCAGTCAGCTGCAGCGCGCCCTCGACAGCCGCGTCGTCATCGAGCAGGCGAAGGGGGCGGTCGCCTACTCCCGCGACATCAGCACCGAGGAGGCCTTCGACGTCCTCCGCCGGCACGCGCGCTCGACCTCGACGGCGCTGACCGTCATCGCCTCCCGCGTCCTGCGCGGCGAGCTGCGCCTCTAG